In Corynebacterium ulcerans, one genomic interval encodes:
- the tilS gene encoding tRNA lysidine(34) synthetase TilS: MACRVAVRAVTDRDVVVGLSGGPDSLALVAALVAEKYRVLAVCVDHGLQQGSERVAERAAETVRGLGAEATVVQVDVEKSGSLEANARRARYEALRGFGKPVVVGHTADDQAETLLLGALRGKAAGMLVQGTVWRPFLSVRRADTVGACAELGLEPWHDPHNDQREFRRVAIRQQVLPLLSDIIGGDPVPALARAAMNIAHDDEALQVSDVTLDELRAAHPAFRRRYLAAFLRENKAPVTGANIDAVERLVTDWHGQGGVAVGNRLEVIRKDGKLLSKER, encoded by the coding sequence ATGGCCTGCCGGGTCGCAGTTCGGGCGGTAACCGACCGTGACGTGGTGGTGGGACTTTCGGGTGGGCCGGATTCCCTGGCACTCGTCGCCGCCCTGGTCGCCGAGAAATATCGGGTGCTAGCTGTGTGCGTGGATCATGGCCTGCAGCAGGGATCGGAGCGTGTGGCGGAACGTGCGGCGGAGACCGTGCGGGGGCTAGGCGCGGAAGCCACTGTGGTCCAGGTGGACGTGGAGAAAAGTGGAAGCCTCGAAGCGAACGCGCGCCGGGCTCGCTACGAGGCTCTGCGAGGGTTTGGAAAACCGGTAGTGGTGGGCCATACCGCGGACGATCAGGCCGAGACATTGTTGTTGGGCGCGCTGCGAGGGAAGGCCGCCGGCATGCTGGTTCAGGGAACCGTGTGGCGGCCTTTCTTGTCGGTGCGCCGTGCAGATACCGTGGGTGCATGTGCGGAATTGGGGTTAGAGCCGTGGCACGATCCGCATAATGACCAAAGAGAATTTCGGCGCGTTGCTATCCGCCAACAGGTGCTTCCGCTGCTCTCTGACATCATCGGCGGCGACCCTGTCCCCGCGTTGGCGCGAGCTGCTATGAATATTGCGCACGACGATGAAGCCTTGCAGGTCAGCGATGTAACTTTGGATGAGTTGCGGGCAGCGCATCCAGCTTTTCGACGTCGCTATCTCGCTGCTTTCCTCCGGGAAAACAAAGCACCTGTCACAGGCGCTAACATCGACGCAGTAGAACGCCTGGTCACCGATTGGCATGGCCAAGGCGGCGTAGCGGTTGGCAACAGGTTGGAAGTAATCCGCAAAGATGGCAAACTTTTGTCGAAAGAAAGGTGA
- the dacB gene encoding D-alanyl-D-alanine carboxypeptidase/D-alanyl-D-alanine-endopeptidase, with protein sequence MKKWWMSTVVVTAAVIATVVFAVANVLVHDPVQVDKPERGITALEAKDVDNTGLKATLSAMAQDRRLGNFGAMITDITTGEVVLSHNAETALTPASATKLLTAAAALYELGPQDRIVTEVRKKDRTAIIKGSGDVWLTHEQIDSLAAQIGTGVDTVLVDATAWKDKLLPGWDPADVDAGFVAPLEPVMLYGGRLGATSGDVPRSHRPAFDVAEALAKRLGAGTVGYTDSSEGDVVARTESPTLQKRISMMMEDSDNVMAEAIGRELSAERPVEATLDVLRKNGVDVNGSTVVDNSGLSLDNRITPKLLSQVAAASVLALPVAGGTGTLENRFNNTPGAGWVRAKTGTLTGVSALAGAVPSKSGHVYSFAMISNGSEIRQAREALDAIANAVREA encoded by the coding sequence ATGAAGAAGTGGTGGATGTCAACAGTGGTAGTAACGGCTGCGGTCATAGCGACGGTGGTGTTCGCTGTTGCTAATGTGCTGGTACATGATCCGGTGCAGGTAGATAAGCCGGAACGCGGTATTACGGCCCTTGAAGCGAAAGATGTGGATAATACTGGGCTGAAGGCCACCTTGAGCGCAATGGCTCAAGATAGGCGGCTGGGTAACTTTGGAGCAATGATCACTGATATCACCACAGGTGAAGTGGTCCTTTCTCACAATGCTGAGACTGCATTGACCCCAGCCTCAGCAACAAAATTACTCACAGCCGCAGCCGCATTGTATGAGCTCGGCCCGCAGGACCGCATAGTCACAGAGGTGCGGAAGAAAGACCGGACGGCAATAATCAAAGGCTCCGGAGACGTGTGGCTGACTCACGAGCAAATTGACTCCTTAGCTGCGCAGATCGGCACAGGGGTAGACACTGTGCTTGTCGACGCCACCGCATGGAAAGACAAACTCCTCCCCGGATGGGACCCCGCTGATGTGGACGCCGGATTCGTAGCTCCCTTGGAGCCTGTGATGCTCTATGGGGGACGGCTGGGGGCAACCTCAGGCGATGTTCCTAGGAGCCATCGTCCGGCCTTTGATGTAGCAGAAGCCCTGGCCAAGCGATTGGGCGCGGGGACCGTTGGATACACGGATTCCTCGGAGGGGGACGTGGTTGCTCGTACCGAGTCGCCAACGTTGCAAAAGCGCATCTCCATGATGATGGAAGACTCAGATAACGTTATGGCGGAAGCCATTGGCCGGGAACTCTCCGCGGAGCGTCCCGTGGAGGCAACCCTCGACGTGCTGAGAAAAAATGGCGTAGACGTCAATGGTTCAACGGTCGTGGATAACTCTGGACTGAGCTTGGATAACCGGATCACTCCGAAACTACTCAGCCAGGTGGCTGCCGCTTCCGTGTTGGCGCTACCGGTAGCTGGTGGCACGGGAACGCTGGAGAACCGCTTTAACAACACACCTGGAGCTGGTTGGGTCCGCGCAAAAACTGGCACGCTGACCGGGGTCTCTGCGTTGGCGGGAGCTGTGCCGTCGAAAAGCGGGCACGTGTATAGCTTTGCCATGATCTCTAATGGCTCCGAGATTAGACAGGCTCGCGAGGCCCTCGACGCCATTGCGAATGCGGTGCGTGAGGCTTAG
- a CDS encoding inorganic diphosphatase — protein sequence MTMEVTIEIPKGSRNKYEVDHETGKVYLDRYLFTPMAYPLDYGFIDHTLGEDGDPLDALVILPEPVFPGVIVKARPVGVFKMTDEAGGDDKLLCVIDDVRWDHIQDITDVSEFLRNEIEHFFVHYKDLEPNKEVTGSGWGDKAEAEKIHAEAIERFKA from the coding sequence ATGACCATGGAAGTCACCATCGAGATCCCCAAGGGTTCCCGTAACAAGTACGAGGTCGATCATGAAACCGGCAAGGTTTACCTCGACCGCTACCTGTTCACCCCCATGGCGTATCCGCTGGATTACGGCTTCATCGATCACACTCTTGGCGAGGACGGCGATCCCTTGGATGCTCTAGTCATCCTTCCTGAGCCAGTATTCCCCGGCGTGATCGTTAAGGCACGCCCCGTTGGTGTGTTCAAGATGACCGATGAAGCAGGCGGCGACGACAAGTTGCTCTGCGTCATCGACGACGTTCGCTGGGATCACATTCAGGATATCACCGATGTCTCTGAGTTCCTGCGCAACGAGATCGAGCACTTCTTTGTGCACTACAAGGATCTTGAGCCAAACAAGGAAGTCACCGGCTCCGGCTGGGGCGATAAGGCTGAAGCAGAAAAGATCCACGCCGAGGCTATCGAGCGATTCAAGGCTTAA
- a CDS encoding rhodanese-like domain-containing protein — protein MEISVRDIPQGAQLIDVREADEYAEVHALGAINIPMSEFTVRLNEVDTEQDVYVICKSGGRSARVVEYLVARDIKAINVAGGTDGWVEAGLPTE, from the coding sequence ATGGAAATATCGGTACGCGATATCCCACAAGGTGCTCAGCTTATCGACGTCCGCGAGGCCGACGAATACGCTGAGGTTCATGCTCTAGGCGCTATCAACATTCCGATGAGCGAATTCACTGTGCGCCTCAACGAAGTAGACACAGAGCAAGACGTCTATGTGATTTGTAAATCTGGTGGACGCAGCGCCCGCGTGGTGGAATACCTCGTGGCTCGTGATATCAAAGCCATCAACGTTGCCGGAGGCACCGATGGTTGGGTGGAAGCCGGACTTCCCACCGAATAA